The genomic stretch aatgacttaaaatggtggactgcattctccttcctcggttcgtaagtacaagttgctcgtaagtcggacatttgtaactcagggactacctgtattgaTTGGGACTCGAATAGTGTAAAAGgggtagatggggtagagtttctcaaatgtgcccttaatcagtatgtaaaattcctgacgtagaagtgtgcaataagctgttaggaaatgatcagggcctgtgacagaaattagtgatcataatgccatgaaattcaaaataaagatagagaaagagaggtctggaccacgggttgagattctaaattggagaaaagtcaattttgatggtatcaggaaggatctgacaagtgtggcttGGGACAGTCTGTttcctggcaaaggagtacttggtaagtgggaggcattgagaagtgaaattttgagagtgtagagtttgtatgtgcctaaAAACATAAAAGTTGAAACGTAACCAGTgcagggaaccttgattttcaggaaatattgaggccccggatattttgttcctctaaatgcctcagactgttgggtgctgccaagactcattaatgactacaaatcATAATTCCACTTCCTGcgctcatctgacttttttttagttgtcttctgttaggttctaaaagcttccaaataatgtttgctcttttgttttcccctctctttggcttttatgttgtttttggcttctcatttcagccacggttgtgtcctcctgcctttccaatgcttccacttctttgggatgcatcGATGACTCAGCTTCCAaaatgctcccagaaactccagccattgctgctccgttgtcactcctcccttttcccttccaaacaagcttcaacagcttctctgtcacagaaacatggagaagttcagtagagaaataggctatttggcccatctagtcaatgctgaaaaaaacatttaagctgtgcaactacctgcactgggaccatcgccctccatacccctaccatccacactcccatccaaacttcttttaaatggtgaaaccgagctcatattcaccacttgtgctgacatctcattccaccctctcacaaccatttcagtaaagagcttttccaaatgttcccattaaattttcaccttctccACTTACCTATGACTTCTGGTTATCAttgcacccaacctcagtggaaaatcctCCTTCCATTTAACCTATCTTtaccctcataatgttgtatacttcTGACAAATGCACAAAGCAatgtataatttaattttttatgtttagagcatttttaggtgtataagctgatgaggggtattgatcatgtggatatccAGAGgtttattcccagggctgaaatcactaacacgaggggacatagttttaaggtgcttagaaatatATAccgaggggatgtgaggggtaagtttttttacacagagagtggtgggtgcgtggaatgcactgccggctatttgtgtgagagtgtttcagttactgtgggggagGAATCCATGCatctcagtgggaacagggaataataccaatcgagagagtcaaactgaggcaggtcacagattggagatggcagagatgacccattcttatagagacaggaagagcatcagagagtttaatggtcattccagatacctgcactgtgcccagttagaaggtgatttctctctccaaattGGGTTaaacttcactgtaacagtgtgatgtcagaacaCACCTTGACAATTCAAGTGATCTCAGCTGAAATGTTGTTCTACAccaattgatggattttgtaaatcttttcacaggttaaaaatgacaaggaatttgtctacgggAATGTATAACATAACACACACGTTTTGCTGTCTCTtttgatatttaagaagtggagcaagggattcactcgattatccttcctgctcagactgtggcgagggatttactcggtcatttcaattgaaggtacatcagcaagttcgcactgggacaaggccattcaccagtTCTgtttgtgagaaaggattcagtcgtcttcccacctgtggacacactagtcagatcacactgggcagaagctcttcatctgctgaatttgtggggaaagaTTCATTTTGTCATctaacctaatggctcaccagcgagttcacaccagagagcggccattcacctgctcagactgtgggaagagattcacttggtCATTCCAAATGAAGGCAcgtcagagagttcacactggagagagaccactcacttgctcagactgtgggaagggattcactcagtcatccgacctactcacacaccagtcagttcacactggcgaaaggccattcacctgctcagactgtgggaagggattcactcggtcatcccaactgaaggtacatcagcgagttcacaccggagagaggccattcacctgctcagactgtgggaagggattcactcggtcatcccaactgaaggtacatcagcgagttcacaccggggagaggccattcacttgctcagactgtgggaagggattcactcggtcatcccatctgaaggaacatcagcgagttcacaccggagagaggccgttcacctgttcagactgtgggaagggattcacttgcttatcccaactgaaggtgcatcagcgagttcacaccggggagaggccgttcacctgctcagagtgtgggaagagattcacttggtcatcccaaatgaaggtacatcagagagttcacactggagagaggccgttcatctgctcggactgtgggaaaggattcatttgctcatcccatctgaaggtacaccagtcagttcacactggggagaggccgttcacctgctcagactgtgggaagggattcacccggtcatctcagttactgagacaccagtcagttcacactggtgactggctgttcacctgctcagactgtgggaagggattcactgaatcatctcaactgaaggtacatcagagagttcacactgtagagaggccattcacctgctcggactgtgggaagggattcactcggtcatccgacctactggcacaccaacgagttcacaccggggagcggccattcacctgctcaaactgtgggaagggattcactcggtcatccgacctactagcacaccagcgaattcacaccggggagcggccattcacctgctcagactgtgggaagggattcactcggtcatccgacctactagcacaccagcgaattcacaccggggagcggccattcacctgttcagactgtgggaagggattcactcggtcatctaagctgaaggtacatcagcgaattcacactgggtagaggctgatcacctgctcagacttcGGGAAAAGATTtcctcagccaaatcaaccaagTAGGCATCATTGAGTTCTTACCGGGGAGTgtccgttcacctgctgtgaatgtggtaaGCAATTAACTCAGTAATCAgacacagacatactttattgttcctgagggaaattgggttttgtgaCAGTCGTACCAACCAAGAACaggaaatatagcaatatgaaaccataaataattaaataatactaaGTAAAGTATGCTGTTACGTACCCagtaactgggttaacagaccagcagaaatggacagatACATTGGTGTCTGGTGGTACtttaactaaaggtgtttattagtaaaataagccaAAGAGTATCAATAAtgcaatatacatataaaacaggttagcaataataaacaagctctatcaatatcTAGGGGTAGATGAATAGTCATAagagaatataaagttcagttcagttcgtccATGCTGAGGTAGCTGTTGCTGTGCTgcaattggagagagagagggggggggcaGAAAGCGACCAAGAGATTGGGCAGCTGCAGcaagcaaaccttctgttgtcttcttATTCTGTTGTACCattgtggtcattcggttatgacccctccgttctcagctagactgttcttcagtggtggactcatcaccctgGCATGACTGGACaaacacacaagtccccaccagccctgccgtcacactgtgagccTTTGTGACCGATCTTCTGATTCGGTCCtctaagcccccaccttcctgtgggtgcacaacactcggtcagtgtccactggtgtgtttgaagagtgtctccccagacccgtcttttatccccactgacggggtatcagccatccatcaactcaatatgtctatgtccatcaaactaggccactcctgctgtctcttcaggaatgttaacgagcaaagaagtgtccCTGCAGCAAAAGGTTTCGTTTACCTGTCCATCAGTGAAGCAGCCATAATACCTAAATCAGtcgtctctctcttatctgtagcagatatctctacctctgttcttcatctctctctcactctcattaGCTGCATAGTCCtcaaaaggtggggggggaagggtcagctctggaccccatttccatcaggtctgttcagcacaAATAGCACCCCCACCCTTCAAAGAATCTTCACCGGGTTGAAAATTCACTAGTAAAGCACATTACAGAGTCTAATCTAATACAGAAGTGGTCTTTAACTACAAGGATAACACAGGTATACtttcaaatctgcagatgctggaaattcaaacaacacacacacaatgctggtggaacacagcaggccaggcagcatctatagggagaagcgctgtcagcgtctctggccgagacccttcgtcagaactaacagaaaggaaagatactaagagatttgaaagcagttgggggagggggaaatgcaaaatgataggagaggaccggagggggtggagtgaagctgaaagctggacaggtgattggcaaaagtgatacagcgctggagaagggaaaggatcatgggacaggaggcctagggaggaagaaaggtggaggggagcaccagagggagatggagaacaagtggAGTGATGGGCAACTAAGCttgtcagggatgaggtaagaaggggaggaggggcattaacggaaggtacagaagtcaatattcatgcctttctttctcccttatcactattgctttgatttttttttgtatatgaattTGTATACAAGTTCCCTCTCTTCAGCAAGAGTCATTCCTTTGCCGCCCGGCTGGCAGTTTCCGCAGCCGCAACCCCCGCATTTTTGCTCGCATGCTGCGGCAATACTATCCCACTTCCGATTTCCATGCTCGATTTCCATAGCGGTTTTCTAGAACACAGAAGATGTCATCTGCAGTTTTATAAGTTTTGAGGCGAAGGTCTCTTCTGACTTTGTCGTCAAGACTGTCCAGCAGTTGAACCTTTTCCACCTCTCTTGAACCGGTTGGCTCTCTCTGCCTCTGGAGTGCTTCCCAGTCCTTTCTCCACCTGTGAAAATCACGTCTGCCGCCAGTAAACTTGGGAAGGGCCGTCGGTTTCAGTCTGATGGCTGGCGTGGGAAAATTGGAGGAAAAGCCCAATGCCGTCGGTGTTAGTCTTTCAGCATCCTCCTTTCTCCTTGCCTGTATGAAGTGGGCCTTCTTGGAAACTAGCTTGGGGATTTGGAGTTCGAGCCCCTTTAGGCGACTCTGAAGGTGCTTCCGATCCCCTGGCCGGTTCCATCGTTCCCACCTCCTTCGCTGTCTTTACCAGTCCTTGCAGATGGTTAAGCATGAAGCCATACGCCTCCTGGTGGCCATCGGGTTGTACAGCAGCGACGTCTTCACATTCATCCTCTGCTGCTTGTAGTGCTATGAGCAACTCAACATTTCCAAAGTTGGTCCAAAGAGTCTCCCGGATCAACCTCTCATTTGCCATCTTTGCCAGGTCGGCTTTTTGCTGTTCAGTTAACACAGCTACTTTCTCTGTGTTCAGCTTCACCTCCCGTTCTGCAGTGAGTCCGGCCTCCGCATCGT from Hypanus sabinus isolate sHypSab1 unplaced genomic scaffold, sHypSab1.hap1 scaffold_262, whole genome shotgun sequence encodes the following:
- the LOC132388071 gene encoding zinc finger protein 229-like; this encodes MAHQRVHTRERPFTCSDCGKRFTWSFQMKARQRVHTGERPLTCSDCGKGFTQSSDLLTHQSVHTGERPFTCSDCGKGFTRSSQLKVHQRVHTGERPFTCSDCGKGFTRSSQLKVHQRVHTGERPFTCSDCGKGFTRSSHLKEHQRVHTGERPFTCSDCGKGFTCLSQLKVHQRVHTGERPFTCSECGKRFTWSSQMKVHQRVHTGERPFICSDCGKGFICSSHLKVHQSVHTGERPFTCSDCGKGFTRSSQLLRHQSVHTGDWLFTCSDCGKGFTESSQLKVHQRVHTVERPFTCSDCGKGFTRSSDLLAHQRVHTGERPFTCSNCGKGFTRSSDLLAHQRIHTGERPFTCSDCGKGFTRSSDLLAHQRIHTGERPFTCSDCGKGFTRSSKLKVHQRIHTG